A region of the Apium graveolens cultivar Ventura chromosome 6, ASM990537v1, whole genome shotgun sequence genome:
TGATTGTCAATACTATGTTTGATCGTTTCTCCTAATTTGACATTTAGGCATGAAATGGGGCAATATTCATGAAAAGATTGATCACATTCATCACAATGATAAAGCAACCTCTGGTTGTTAACTTGTTCTTCGCATATTTGACAGTAGAATACTCCCTCGTAGAAGAATGGAGGGTGCCTCAAGATTAGGGAGTGATCATCATATCTGTGTTTTACACTACTTGGATAAAATACACATTCTATACTAATCCGGAAGTTACTACAAGTTTCACATGCGTATTCCACTCCTTTGGAAATATGGTAGTTTCTGATACTACATTTAGAATCGGAGAAGGGACGCTGAACAAGGGAGTGGTGTTTGTGAGATTTATGTCTAATCCTAGTGGATAAGAATGCACAGCGGATATCAATTACGATATCACAAGTCTCGCATATATAATAGAATCCGTTTGTGACATAGTTGCAAATTCCACATGCCACATAACTATAAAAGTATTTCTTATGCCTATAGCGAAGAGAGAGTGTATGCTGCGGGTGGAACGGGGATGCTCCTACTGGGAGCTCATCTGGCAACTGATTGGCACAGAAGGAGTGGAGAAAGAAGCCACATTGGATGCATGCATAGTAACTCGGATGGGATATTGTAATGGGTTGAACGCACCCGTCGCATATCAACACCCTTCTATCAACATCATCATCATCGTCATCATCATTGTTATCGTTTACACTTATTGTAAGCTGATGCAGTTCTAATGGATGGTCCGGGTGACTCCAGTGTTTTTTAATAATATGCGGATCATTAGCTATCAATGGTATATTGGCACTGTTTCCGCCCTCACCTTGAAATTCAACTCGCAACTTGCTACACTGGGTGATAATTAGATCGAATAGTGATTCCTCGCTAGGAAGAGGAAATTGAACCAGTTCAGGTTCATCGTCAACAATGCCTTCTTCTTCAATCTCATTTCTAAAAACAGCAAATTGGAATTTAGTCAAGGGGTGATAATTGTAAAGACATTAGCTCATGCCAAATAAGAAAACAATTGATTTACTTAGCATAAATATAAACAATAAAGATACTAACCCCAAAGATATTGTGGACTTCGAACATTGAATATGCACAAAAAATGTGCATTTGTGACAGTAATAAGACCAGCACAAGGATTGAACTCGTTTATTGCAGATGGCACATAATCGACCAAAATAACGATGCATGACAGGAATTGAGAAGATAAGAGTGAGAGGGTGATGGTGATAAGTAGGAGCTGGAATGATGGGAGGAGAAGAAGCACACTTCTCGTGTATCCAGAAATCACAGGTGTAGCATACATAGGAATAATCTTTATCTTCCTCCCAACAAGCATCACACTTAAACAAAGCCTGCCTCTGTGATGTCAATGAATGCTCCTTGTGACCTTCATGGTGAATCACTTTCTGTTCATGAACATAAATAGAAAGAAAAGCACAGACAACACACACGTCAAAATCACATTGAACACAAGCATAAGCAAAACGAACGTGACTACTACAAACATCACAAGTGCATGTTTTAGAGCGTGGTTGCACTCTGACATGAATAGTTGGTTGTTACACAGGTACATTTTGGAATAGGTGCTAGATTATCAATTTCAGCAACAAGTGTCTTGAACTTAGTAAGGTAAGATGTAACAGAGAGATTGCCTTGTTGTAGAGAAGACAAATCTTTGCGAAATTGAAATGTCCTAGGCATGTTGCTCTGAGAGAATCTAGTAGCCAAATCTTCCCAGATTTGTTGAGCAGTAGAGAGATAAGCCACACTATTTCTTATTTCAGTGGATATTGAATTCGACAACCAAGACACAACCATATCATTGCAGCGATTCCACATTGCAATTTGAATGTTATTATCAGTAGGCTTGCTAACAGAGCCATCAATGAATCCTAGCTTAAGTTTAGCAGATAAGGCTATAGACACAGATCGACTCCATTGATGATAATTTTGCTCAGTTAAGAGCATTGTAACCAAAGGTGTGCCAGGATTATCAGAACTTTGTAGAAAATAAGGATGATTAGTATCAATTGATACAGTATTAGATGATGTACCAGCAGTTGCAGTAGCATATGATCGAGTCATGATCAAAACACAATTAGATGCACACAATAAGCAGATAACAGATGCTATACAATACGTATAACAATTGTACGTATGATCAGAACAACAATATTACAATACTGAACAAGGATTGATAACAAATGAGTATGAGAAAGACTTAGAGTTTGTAGAGATTACAATCGCAGAGATCTCGCTCTTGAAGAAATCACAGATTGATAGCGGAAGTAAATGTTGTGTTCAGCAGTCGATTtctcgctctgataccatgtcaAATGTAATGCAGTTTCAGAGATTGAGCAAGAGAtagtgagagagagagaaagagaatgagagagagagaacaTTGTAACTAAATTGTAAATCTAAATCTCTTAAAATGATTCTGTTATAAGAAAAGAGTTATATAGGCTTGGAGCCATACAAGTGTGATACTACATTTCTAACTAACTTTCCCCCCATTTCTCTATTTCTATATTTCAATATTTAATAGTCTAATAATCACATTCATCACAATGATAAAGCAACTCCTGGTTGTCAACTTGTTCTTCGCATATTTGACAGTAAATTACTCCCTCGTAGAAGAAGGGAGGCCTCAGCTTAGGGAGTGATCATCATATCTGTGTTTCACCATACTTGGAAAAAATACACACCATATGCTAATCTGGAAGGCACTACAAGTTTCACATGCGTATTCCATTTCTTTAGAAATACGATAGTTACTTAGACTACATATAAAATCGGAGAAGGGACGCTGAACAAGGGAGTGGTGCTTATGAGATTTATGTCTAATCCTGGTGGGTAAGAATGCACATCGGATATCAATTCCGATATCACAAGTCTGGCATAAATAATAGAATCCATTCGTGGCATACTTGCAGATTCCACATGTCAGATAACTATATAACTTTTTCTTATTCCTATATAAAAGAGAGAGTAAATGCTGGGGTGAAATGGGGATGCTCCTATTGGTAGCTTATGTGGCAACTTATTGGCACAGAAGGAGTGGAGAAAGAAGTCATACTGGATGCATGCATAGTAACACGGATCAAATAACGTAATGGGTTGAACACACCCATCGCATATCAACACCCTTCTATCATCACCACCACCATCATCATTATCATCATTGTCATTGTTATTATTCACACTAACTGTAAGCTGATGCAGTTCTAATGGATGTTCCTGGTGACTCCAGTGTTTTTCAATAATATGTGGATCATTAGCTATCATTGATGTATTAGCATTGTTTCCGCCCTCACCTTGAAATTCAACTCGCAACTTGCTACACTGGGTGATAATTAGATCGAATAATGATTCTTTGCCAGGCAGAGGAAATTGTACCAAGTCAGGTTCATCGTCAACAATGCCATTTTCTTCAATCTCATTTCTGAAAACAGCAAATTGGAATATAGTCGAGGGGTGATAATTGTAAAGACATTAGCTCATGCCAAATTAGAAAACAATTAATCTTCTTAgcaaatatatataaaaaaataaagaTACTAACCCCAAAGATATTGTGGACGTTGAACAATTAATATGCACAAAAAATGTGCATTTGTGACAGTAATAAGACCAGCACAAGGAGTGAACTCGTTTATTGCAGATGGCACATAATCGACCAAAATAACGATGCATGACAGGAATTGAGAAGATAAGAGTGAGAGGGTGATGGTGATAAGTAGGAGCTGGAATGATGGGAGGAGAAGAAGCACACTTCTCGTGTATCCAGAAATCACAGGTGTAGCATACATAGGAATAATCTTTATCTTCCTCCCAACAAGCATCACACTTAAACAAAGCCTGCCTCTGTGATGTCAGTGAATGCTCCTTGTGACCTTCATGACGAATCACTTTCTGTTCATAAACATAAATAGAAAGAAAAGCGCAGACAACACACACGTCAAAATCACATTGAACACAAGCATAAGCAAAACGAACGTGACTACTACAAACATCACACGTGCAGGATGCAGGGCGTGGTAGTAGAACAAGGGGGTGTAAGTCCAGCTTATCACGAATAATCTGTTTGGGTAATTCAGCACAAGTCTTGTGGAGGTAGTAATTTTGACAATTTATATAAACAATGTTACTACAGGTATACGTTGGAGAGCCAATAACAGGTTTGTTACAAAGACAACATTTAGCATCAGCTCCAATAACATCATCCTCTTTTAGCACCAGTGGGTGCTTCGGATGGCTAAAGTGCTCTATCTCTACTGTTGAACAACTCATTATTCCAGATGAGAGAGGACAAGAAATGAGTTTAGACTTTGTTGTAGTGTTTGTGTCGGAACTGTAACATCAGTAGCAAGTTCACACTTCCCATAAGTTCAATACATAAATTTACAGTATTTTTTTATCATCGGTAGGAGGAAATTCCGGATCAAGGCATGTTGTTGCCGCATGAAGGTCAACTTTTCACATGCTATTATTCTTATTTCTCAATTTTCAAGATCAAACTCTATTTTCAAgtgaattattggagaagatgaCTAATTTTCTGAAGATGCCTGATAAacaagtaaaataaaaaaaacaacaGGAATGCAAAAACTTGCAAGTGACTTCAAACTGTTTACTCAGCATGTAGACTTACCAGAGCATCAAGTTTGCCAATATTCGCCGCTCatcaataatattaatatattgGTTTATTTTTATACAACTGTAATTTTGATACCATAGGGCCGAACGAAACGGAAccgaaaccgaaaccgaaaaaccgaatcGAACTGTGCTAATTCGGTTCAGTTCGTTCCCGATTTTTCAGAAATccggtctattcggtccggactgaatagaccgaaataaaatcCAGTGCAATCcgattcttttaaaaaatatttcggtccggaccgaatagaccaaattatatatatatatactataattttatattatatacattttacatttatcttaaaaattataatcataatttttagtttataattgtatttatacACTTTTAGTACTTTATATATCACCTTACTCTAATTATATTctagattttaaaatttttggtttaaaatttcaatacaattttatttttgaaaaatattcgGTCCGTTCAGTCCAAAAACGGATCGAACTAAATTATTTCGATTTGATTCGGTCCGGTTCGGTCCATATTACAACTTCGGTCCAGTCTCGTCCAAGAAAAATTGATAATTCGGTTTTTTAGTatattcggttcggtccggttttagaccgaaccgaccgaatgctcagtcctaatcatatttttttaaaaaaatactctAATAATTATCACTCAAAATTGTCAAACTataattagcaaaaaaaattgttatcaaataattcatgcacaaatataatttaaaatagaTAAGAaggtacaaaatataaattagtACTTTTTTGGCATGACAATTTAGCCCTTTTTTGACATCCTCAGAAGATGCTCCAATACAGAAGCATGCAAGATATTTACGTCATTTCCTTCTAGTATTCCTCTATAAAACCGGTGCAAGTTTGTGCTtgattttattcaaaaataaaatgtCATATTAAGGTCAAATTATTTATCATTAGGCCTATCATACTTTGATAATCCCAAATCTCAACTACATTTAATTATATATATCATGTTGTTGTTAGTTAAATCATGAATAGATTTATTAATatgatatattaatatattaaattTATGTTTCGAAAAATTATGAGGTTTAACTCTCTTTAaatataatttgatttttttatctCGATATCCCGGGCTACCGACTACTATACTTCCATAGTAAAAGTGCTTAACGTAACTGCCCTCGTTATGCTATTAATTTACTTGTAACTTGTTCCTTTAGTTCTGTATGGATTACGATTGTTAAAAGTTTGcttcatttttaaattattaattctTAATCTCCAAGTTGTTTTAAGTTTTAAAACAGTCATAAAGGTCATTCAATACAAAGACTTAGTCTCTAACAAAGGCAAAAGCATATCTTCCAATCTAAGTATGGCTGTAATTCGGGCCGAGCGAGTCGAGTTTTGAGCTGGACATAATTTGAGCCGAGATTAATCGAGTTGAACCGAACCGACTCGTTCAATTAAACGAGCCTAAATTTCTGCccgaactcgactcgtttaatttcacgagtcgagcCGGCTAGTTTAGCTAAATGAGCCGGTTTTAACGAGTCCGGCGAGctgatttatttaattttacacTTAATCGAACCTAAACCTTTACCCGAACTCGGCTCGTTTAATTTTATaagtcgagccgagccgagccgagccggcTCGAGTAATTAAACGAGCCGGAACCTCTGTCCGAACTCGGCTCGTCTAATTAAACAATTCGAGTCGAGCCCCTTAAACGAATTCGAGCCGGGCGAGCTCGCGAGCCGCCCGCCTCGAATTACAGCCCCAAATCCAAGTAACCCCCAGATCCACCATTTTTTTTGGAGTTATACGTTTTATATATAACTAGTCTGACAAAAGCTGGTGCGACATTGTGGAACCTAATATGAAAGCAGAGTTTTTTTTTTCTGTCACTGTTCGATTCCTATAAGATCATTGACATTCCTGTGCTTAACTACATCTTGACAAGGACTATTCCTTATGCACATGTTTTACATTTTTTAGCTGGCCAGTAAAATTTTGCGGTGGAAAATGGTGGCATTCCTTATACTCAAGATGCCCTTTCCTCATTTTGATGCAAATATTGGTTGGTGTGCACTCAAAAATTTAGATTAGATTTCATGATATGCCGCAACCAAATGCTTTAAAGAGGATATGAAACAACTTGATCTAGAGAAAACACAGTTTTAATACCAAGGTATGTTGTTGTTATATCTACCGGTGAGAAACATGCCAATGCTGATGTCAGCTAAGTTGTCATTCAAGTTAGTTACAATATTGACAGGATGTATAAATATAGACTCTGTGTGTTCATTCTGTAATAACTTTTCATTATCAATACATTTTTTTTAGTTCTTCATCATTATCATCTGCAATGTAATCACAGTATACTCATCTTCTTCAATTCAACTTAGAGATATCTGTATAATTAGTTtgtcatggtatcagagccttacATCGTTCCTTATTGTTTATCCGCTGCTTACTGATCTGCATATGTTGATTATCATCTTCCTCACGATTTTGATATTTTATGATTTCAATCTCTTCTGCGATTTCGATCTCTCTCGCTGTTCTTATATCTCTCGTGCTTACAATCTCTCTCACTGTGTTCATTTCACTTGCCTCTTAAACTTGTCAATCTAAGACCTGTTCTGTGTTCAGATCTATTACTGTGATGGCCTCTTATGCAGCTGCTACAATTGGTACTACTTCAGGCTCCACCTCTACTTTATCATCTACAATCATTGATGCAAATCATCCTTATTTTTTGCAAACATCAGACAATCCAGGTATTCCTCTGGTTACTCAACTT
Encoded here:
- the LOC141664448 gene encoding uncharacterized protein LOC141664448: MTRSYATATAGTSSNTVSIDTNHPYFLQSSDNPGTPLVTMLLTEQNYHQWSRSVSIALSAKLKLGFIDGSVSKPTDNNIQIAMWNRCNDMVVSWLSNSISTEIRNSVAYLSTAQQIWEDLATRFSQSNMPRTFQFRKDLSSLQQEPTIHVRVQPRSKTCTCDVCSSHVRFAYACVQCDFDVCVVCAFLSIYVHEQKVIHHEGHKEHSLTSQRQALFKCDACWEEDKDYSYVCYTCDFWIHEKCASSPPIIPAPTYHHHPLTLIFSIPVMHRYFGRLCAICNKRVQSLCWSYYCHKCTFFVHIQCSKSTISLGNEIEEEGIVDDEPELVQFPLPSEESLFDLIITQCSKLRVEFQGEGGNSANIPLIANDPHIIKKHWSHPDHPLELHQLTISVNDNNDDDDDDDVDRRVLICDGCVQPITISHPSYYACIQCGFFLHSFCANQLPDELPVGASPFHPQHTLSLRYRHKKYFYSYVACGICNYVTNGFYYICETCDIVIDIRCAFLSTRIRHKSHKHHSLVQRPFSDSKCSIRNYHISKGVEYACETCSNFRISIECVFYPSSVKHRYDDHSLILRHPPFFYEGVFYCQICEEQVNNQRLLYHCDECDQSFHEYCPISCLNVKLGETIKHSIDNQAHTLALVFKSTTRRDCPPYLCRICEAGYEIQYFFECDGCGYLVCIFCIRRKNGQRRV
- the LOC141668045 gene encoding uncharacterized protein LOC141668045 — its product is MSCSTVEIEHFSHPKHPLVLKEDDVIGADAKCCLCNKPVIGSPTYTCSNIVYINCQNYYLHKTCAELPKQIIRDKLDLHPLVLLPRPASCTCDVCSSHVRFAYACVQCDFDVCVVCAFLSIYVYEQKVIRHEGHKEHSLTSQRQALFKCDACWEEDKDYSYVCYTCDFWIHEKCASSPPIIPAPTYHHHPLTLIFSIPVMHRYFGRLCAICNKRVHSLCWSYYCHKCTFFVHINCSTSTISLGNEIEENGIVDDEPDLVQFPLPGKESLFDLIITQCSKLRVEFQGEGGNNANTSMIANDPHIIEKHWSHQEHPLELHQLTVSVNNNNDNDDNDDGGGDDRRVLICDGCVQPITLFDPCYYACIQYDFFLHSFCANKLPHKLPIGASPFHPSIYSLFYIGIRKSYIVI